A region of the Egibacteraceae bacterium genome:
CGAGGTTGCGGTCGGGCCGGTACAGCGTCCACTCGACGCGCTTGCTGCTGTAGCCCTGGCGTTGGTGGGGACCGGCAAGCGGACGCGGTGATCACCGATCCAGCGGGTCAGCGGGATGAGCGCGAGATTCTGGGCGCGTCGGCCCAGGTCGGTGGTCAGGTACGAGGCGCCGCGCTTGAGCAGCGGTCGACACCGCGCGAAGGTGCTCTTGCCGACGGCGTCGAGAACGGCGTCGAACCGCACATCAGTCTGGGTGAAGTCTTCGGAGGTGTAGTCGATGACGGCGTCAGCCCCCAGCGATGCCGCGAGATCGACACCGCGCGCGTCGCAGACCGCCGTGACGGTGACCCCGCGATGCTTGAGCAGTTGCACGGCCGCCGTCCCGATCGCGCCCGTGGCGCCATACACCAGGACAACGGCGCCAGATCCGACATCGACGGTGTCGAGGCAGCTCAAGGCGTCGTGGGCGCCTTCGGTGGTGGCCGCCACCTCGGCCAGGGCCACGCCGGGCGGGGTCGTCGCCAGCGGCCCTGACGCGGCCACCACCAGGTACTCCGCGTGGGCACCGAACGTCGCCTCGCTGCACCCGAACACGTCGTCGCAGACCGAGGGCTCGGTGACGTCGGCTCCGACGGCCTCGATGCGCCCTGCGAACTCCGTCCCCAGGACCTGATGCTTCGGGCGGGTCAGCCCGGTCACCGCCCGGGCGAACCACGGCTTGCCCCGCAGGGCAGCGCAGTCCGTGCGGTTGACCGTCGTCGCCTGGACACCGATGAGCACCTCGCCCGCCCCGGGGCGCGGCTGGTCGATCTGGCGGATCTGGAGCCGACCTGGCGGCCCGTACCCCGTGCACGCCAACCTCGTCGTCGAGTACCTGTGGTTCGAGCCGCCTGTCCACTGGGCCTCAATCGCGACGTCGGGCCGCCTCGCCGTCAACTTCCACGCGTCCGTCGCACCCACCTTGGCGGAGCACGGTTGGCGGTGCGCAGGGAACTGGTGCCACACGGGGCTCGTCGCGCGTAGCCGCCCGCTCGAAAGCCTCGTCCATGTCGGGTAAGGCTCACGCCCACAGGGTTTCCCGCAG
Encoded here:
- a CDS encoding NAD(P)-dependent alcohol dehydrogenase translates to MACTGYGPPGRLQIRQIDQPRPGAGEVLIGVQATTVNRTDCAALRGKPWFARAVTGLTRPKHQVLGTEFAGRIEAVGADVTEPSVCDDVFGCSEATFGAHAEYLVVAASGPLATTPPGVALAEVAATTEGAHDALSCLDTVDVGSGAVVLVYGATGAIGTAAVQLLKHRGVTVTAVCDARGVDLAASLGADAVIDYTSEDFTQTDVRFDAVLDAVGKSTFARCRPLLKRGASYLTTDLGRRAQNLALIPLTRWIGDHRVRLPVPTNARATAASASSGRCTGPTATSSSTTTTWRPPTPTSPNSSTKSNAIPPASSGDSTLHRRW